A window from Solanum stenotomum isolate F172 chromosome 5, ASM1918654v1, whole genome shotgun sequence encodes these proteins:
- the LOC125864369 gene encoding uncharacterized protein LOC125864369, with translation MERLEVPHVELECSGNSRRSSVSVSFSDADKGSCYSQFCSTADGSNQDDYSYPRGSESADSVGIEIGDNESKGYLGEIERDCRICHLSLVSCGNEYGVAIELGCSCKDDLAAAHRHCAETWFKIKGNKTCEICNSIARNVVGPTDIETAQQTNEINDLATNVVPVQVSSSSERRTCLNGHRFLNFLLACMVFAFVISWLFHFNIPS, from the exons ATGGAAAGATTAGAGGTACCCCATGTGGAGTTAGAGTGCTCCGGTAACAGTCGCCGGAGCTCCGTTAGTGTCAGTTTTTCCGATGCCGACAAGGGTTCTTGTTATTCTCAGTTTTGTTCCACTGCTGATGGGTCTAATCAAGATGATTATAGCTATCCACGTGGCAGTGAGTCTGCTGATTCAGTTGGTATAGAAATTGGAGATAATGAAAGTAAGGGGTATTTGGGGGAAATTGAAAGAGATTGTAGGATTTGTCACTTGAGTTTGGTGAGTTGTGGAAATGAGTATGGGGTTGCTATTGAATTGGGATGTTCATGTAAAGATGATTTGGCTGCTGCACATAGGCATTGTGCTGAAACATGGTTCAAAATCAAGGGAAATAA GACTTGTGAAATCTGCAATTCAATTGCACGCAATGTTGTTGGGCCAACTGACATTGAAACAGCTCAACAAACTAATGAAATAAATGATTTGGCTACAAATGTAGTCCCTGTACAAGTATCTTCCTCTTCAGAGAGGCGAACTTGTTTGAATGGTCATCGATTCTTGAATTTCCTTTTAGCTTGTATGGTATTTGCCTTTGTCATATCTTGGCTCTTCCACTTTAACATCCCCTCATAG
- the LOC125864356 gene encoding phosphatidylinositol:ceramide inositolphosphotransferase 1-like isoform X2: MSFYIGRESSKLWKRICTESGIEINLLSEKWKYILGGLIFQYIHGFAARGVHYIHRPGPTLQDVGFFLLPWTFHPFFFKIKKIYTVLIWCRVLAFLAACQFLRIITFYSTQLPGPNYHCREGSKLATLPPPNSVLEVLLINFPRGMLYGCGDLIFSSHMIFSLIFVRTYHKYGTQRFIKLCAWLAVIAQSFLIVASHKHYTVDVVVAWYTVNLVVFFVDKQLPELPDRTSAVLILPLSKDSKAKEENHKLLNANSGDPAEWI, from the exons ATGTCGTTTTACATTGGTCGTGAGTCTTCAAAG CTATGGAAGAGGATTTGTACGGAGAGTGGAATAGAAATCAATCTTCTTTCGGAGAAGTGGAAGTATATTCTTGGAGGTTTGATATTTCAG TACATACACGGATTTGCTGCTCGAGGGGTTCACTACATACATCGGCCTGGACCTACTCTTCAGGATGTCGGCTTCTTTCTTCTTCCG TGGACATTCCAtcctttctttttcaaaatcaaaaagatCTATACAGTGCTGATATGGTGCAGGGTCTTGGCTTTCTTAGCT GCTTGTCAATTCCTTCGGATCATCACATTCTACTCTACACAGCTTCCTGGTCCAAATTATCACTGTCGTGAG GGATCAAAGCTTGCCACATTGCCTCCTCCAAATAGTGTTTTAGAAGTTCTATTGATTAATT TTCCTAGGGGCATGCTTTATGGTTGTGGTGATCtgatattttcatctcatatGATATTCTCTCTAATCTTTGTGCGGACATATCATAAATACGGGACACAAAG ATTTATAAAACTGTGTGCTTGGTTAGCTGTTATTGCTCAGAGCTTCTTGATTGTTGCATCTCACAAACATTACACTGTGGACGTTGTTGTGGCATG GTACACTGTTAATCTAGTGGTGTTCTTTGTTGACAAACAGTTGCCAG AACTGCCTGACCGAACTAGTGCAGTGTTGATTCTACCACTGAGCAAAGATAGCAAGGCTAAGGAAGAGAATCACAAACTTCTGAATGCAAATTCTGGAGATCCTGCAGAATGGATATAG
- the LOC125864356 gene encoding phosphatidylinositol:ceramide inositolphosphotransferase 1-like isoform X1, whose product MSFYIGRESSKLWKRICTESGIEINLLSEKWKYILGGLIFQYIHGFAARGVHYIHRPGPTLQDVGFFLLPELGQDKGYISETVFTTLFLSFVLWTFHPFFFKIKKIYTVLIWCRVLAFLAACQFLRIITFYSTQLPGPNYHCREGSKLATLPPPNSVLEVLLINFPRGMLYGCGDLIFSSHMIFSLIFVRTYHKYGTQRFIKLCAWLAVIAQSFLIVASHKHYTVDVVVAWYTVNLVVFFVDKQLPELPDRTSAVLILPLSKDSKAKEENHKLLNANSGDPAEWI is encoded by the exons ATGTCGTTTTACATTGGTCGTGAGTCTTCAAAG CTATGGAAGAGGATTTGTACGGAGAGTGGAATAGAAATCAATCTTCTTTCGGAGAAGTGGAAGTATATTCTTGGAGGTTTGATATTTCAG TACATACACGGATTTGCTGCTCGAGGGGTTCACTACATACATCGGCCTGGACCTACTCTTCAGGATGTCGGCTTCTTTCTTCTTCCG GAGCTTGGGCAAGACAAAGGTTACATAAGTGAAACTGTATTCACCACACTCTTTCTGTCTTTTGTCTTG TGGACATTCCAtcctttctttttcaaaatcaaaaagatCTATACAGTGCTGATATGGTGCAGGGTCTTGGCTTTCTTAGCT GCTTGTCAATTCCTTCGGATCATCACATTCTACTCTACACAGCTTCCTGGTCCAAATTATCACTGTCGTGAG GGATCAAAGCTTGCCACATTGCCTCCTCCAAATAGTGTTTTAGAAGTTCTATTGATTAATT TTCCTAGGGGCATGCTTTATGGTTGTGGTGATCtgatattttcatctcatatGATATTCTCTCTAATCTTTGTGCGGACATATCATAAATACGGGACACAAAG ATTTATAAAACTGTGTGCTTGGTTAGCTGTTATTGCTCAGAGCTTCTTGATTGTTGCATCTCACAAACATTACACTGTGGACGTTGTTGTGGCATG GTACACTGTTAATCTAGTGGTGTTCTTTGTTGACAAACAGTTGCCAG AACTGCCTGACCGAACTAGTGCAGTGTTGATTCTACCACTGAGCAAAGATAGCAAGGCTAAGGAAGAGAATCACAAACTTCTGAATGCAAATTCTGGAGATCCTGCAGAATGGATATAG